cagaatgccgcaagcgcaccgcgggtcatgtgacaagaactaaccaatcagcttcatcctttcccgtaacaacgttgaaagctcagccaagatgaaggaacagctgatcatagttgtatatggattgccattctgaaataaatgtagtagcagagctactgcaagcgatttttagagctgcaaatccatttttcttttgctgaaatttccgcgtcttcatggagagagcacgtcattgttgcttagcaaagacagacgcctcatgagcgcttctgcccgagcgctttggaaaggaggagaaagcggcgcgactagcgttttccacgcgcttttaggcacgatatgtgaacggcccctaaggcgctcactcactcagtatgcgctgaaggctcgttgcaaaatgtctaatgcatttaacagaccagaaatagaagatcctccaataaccaacaggtctggtatttgagtgccctttggattccctgtaagctataatggtgatgacagaatgaatggtaaatagtaaggtctacTATAACGTAAATGtaccaatcgccgcggtgatgtcttttgccctgtttgaatcagttggaaatgtcagtctaaatgctgcggggatagtttgttgcgtgtatgtttctcctttttttcgtcttttcccagatactgacacactaaggtgatgtcggcgtaaatgagttgatgtttcaagtattcccgctggtgttttttttttgtgtttttttgtattcccgctggtgtaccctattgtcatgtagcagatgcgacatactgttgtttttttatccaccactctcttgccatcaccattgtagcttaaagggaatccaaagtgcacccaaacaccagacctgttggttattggaggatcttctatttctggtctgttaaacgcattggccaccgcgtaccgtACATGAACTGAGCGCTTGACTGAGttgcctaacataaacatataagttggtgtttttttcatcTTTGGGGGTGTctggggcgttgcctgttacgtcgtttgggttattgggctaccttgttgaacgcatatcattatatttctctcttttttttttatttatataattaattagtccaacgaaccgttcggtatacgtaatgcgtaccgcgtaccgaaccgaatgcctcataccgaacggttcaataagaattttttattttgtaaatttcctattgtaaatatttcaaaactttttttttgattagcaatatgcatGTCTAAGAGcttcatttaaacaactttaaagatgatttaatattcaatatttagatttttttgctccctcagattccagatcatCAAATAGTTATCTcggacaaatattgtctgattccaagaaaccatacatcaatggagagatgatttattcagctttcagatgatgtacccttatgactggttttgcaCATGTGgtcaattaatattactcagtacttaaatgagTAATTATGCTGTAACAAACACACTGTACACAAACCTGACTGGTTAATGAGAGTTAATGCAGAACTGAACTAGTCAAGAACACTCAGATTAAATTCCTTGTGCTGTGCTTCCCCTGCAGTCCTCGTATCCAGCATGAACTGGGCATCGTTTTACGCGGTGATCAGCGGTGTGAACAGGCACTCGACAGGCATCGGCCGCATCTGGCTGTCGGTCATCTTCATCTTCAGGATCATGGTGCTGGTGGTGGCGGCCGAGAGCGTGTGGGGCGATGAGAAGTTGGGCTTCACCTGTAACACCCAGCAGCCAGGCTGTGACAGCGTGTGCTACGACCAGTTCTTCCCCATCTCTCACATCCGCCTCTGGGCTCTGCAGCTCATCCTGGTGTCCACGCCGGCCCTGCTGGTGGCCATGCACATCGCTCACTGCCGGCACATCGAGAAGAAGATCCTCAAGATCTCCGGCCGAGGGAACGCCAAGGACCTGGAGAACATCAAGAGCCTGAGGTTCAAGATCACCGGTGCTCTGTGGTGGACTTACGTGATCAGCATCGTCTTCCGTATCATTTTCGAGGTGGTTTTCTTGTACATTTTTTACTCGATCTATCCAGACATCAAGATGGTGCGTCTTGTGAAGTGTGACTCTTACCCCTGTCCCAATACAGTGGACTGTTTCGTGTCACGTCCCACAGAGAAGACGGTCTTCACTGTCTTCATGCTGGCCGTGTCTGGAGTCTGTGTCTTGTTGAACATCGCAGAGGTTTTGTATTTAATAAGTCGGGCGTGTATGAGATATTTTCAGGGAGCAGTGGGTGAACCCAAAGTGCCCTGGCTCCCTCATAAACTGGTGACTTACAAGCAGAACGAAATAAATCAGCTGATCTCAGAGCATTCGTTCAAGCCGAGATTCAATGCTGGGCGAAAGCCTCCCGCGGATAAGAGCGAACGCTGCTCTGCTTTCTAGATGGGTTTCTACCAACTATCAGACTTTAAGGGAAGACGTATGTCTGTAATCATATTAATCGATTGTCACTCTACAGAACCGACTCCAAAtatgttgggacactgtacaaattgtgagcaaaaaatgaatgtaataatttacaaatcccataaacttgtattttattcacaatagaatatagataacatatcaagtgttgaaagtgagacattttgaaatgtcatgccaaatattggctcattttggatttcatgagagctacacattccaaaaaaattgggacaggtaacaataagaggctggaaaagttaaatgtacatataaggaacagctggaggaccaatttgcagcttattaggtcaattggcaacatgattgggtataaaaagagcttcTCAGAAGTCAAgttgggcagaggatcaccaattcccccattctgcagtgaaaaatagtggatcagcaatagggctgggcgatatgacgAAATATATCATCTGGACGATAGAAAATGTCTATCGTTTTATATAAGGCTCTATCGTTTGCGCCACGATAAGTCGTTTACGGCAGAATTTTACATAAAGATGCACCTCACGCCACAGCATGCCCATGCACGCtgcaatacataaacaaacatggaGGAAGACGGTAGTAGACGCGGTTCAGACCAGGGAAATTCTCAACAAGATGACCAGCCAACCCAAACCGAGGAGCTCGTACCTAAAAGAGGGGGTACTTCTTTTGCATGGACGTGGTTTGGATATAAGAAGACCGACGTGGACCAGACAACAGTTGTTTGTAAAGTTTGCCGGCTTCCAGTGCCAACAACAGACTCCAACACTACTAATTTATTTTATCACCTGCGCAAGAACCACGAAAAAGAATACAGAGAGAGTCAACGAGCAAAAACTGCAAACTCCAGACACAGACGCTGCAACAGGCTTTTACCCGTGGCACACCATGTAGCCATAGCTCCCGCAACTGGAAGGAGATCACTTCTGCTGTTGCCAACTGTTAACATTACCAACAGTCTCGCTTGAAAAAAaggttctaaataaaataaatatttagtccaTACtacctttatttgttttgtatattatttCAAACTGCATTTCCACACTGCAATTTTATATAGACTATTCATAAACTGAATTAACAGAAAAATTGCTATATCGTTATGTATATTGTTATCGGGACATCAAATGAGCTATATCGGGATATGAAAttttggccatatcgcccagccctaatcagcaatatcagaaaggagtttctcagagaaaaattacaaagagtttgaagttctcatcatctacagtgcataatatcatccatagattcagaaaatctggaacaatctctgtgtgtaagggtcaatgccagaaaaccatactggatgcctgtgatcttcagctcttagacaacactgcatcacatacaggaatgatactgtaatggaaatcacaacatgggctcaggaatacttccagaaaacattgtcggtgaacacaatccaccgtgccattcaccgttgccggctaaaactctataggtcaaaaaagaagccatatctaaacatgaaaaACCATAAAAACTCtcggccaaggctcatttaaaatggactgtggcaaagtggaaaactgttctgtggtcagacgaatcaaaatttgaagttctttatgGAAAACTcggacaccatgtcatccggactaaagaggacaaggacaacccaagttgttatcagcgctcagttcagaagtctgcatctctgatggtatggggttgcatgagtgtgtgtggcatggggagttacacatctggaaagatgagcaccatcaatgctgaaagatacATCCAAGTTCTAGATCAACATATGATCCCATcaagacgtcgtctctttcagggaagaccttgcattttccaacatgacaatgccagaccacatactgcatcaaatacaacatcatggctgtgtagaagaaggatccgggtactgaaatgaccagcctgcagtccagatctttcacccagagaaaacatttggtgcatcataaagaggaagatgtgacaacgAAGACCTAAGACAgatgagcaactagaagcctgtattagacaagaatgggacaatattcctattcctaaacttgagcaacttgtcttcagtccccagacgtttgcagactgttataaaaagaagaggggatgccagacagtggtaaacatggccttctcccaacttttttgagaagtTTTACTTATTTTCTAAACTTATTTTTccttaataattatacattttctcagtttaaacattttatatgcgatctatgttgtattctgaataaaatattgaaattagaaacttccacatcattgcattgtttttattcacaatttgtacagtgtcccaactttttggaatcgggtttgtagtttAAAAGGCCCCTATACATGTAAGGAGGGCTCATGGGGGAAATAAGATCAGAGGAATAATTGGGTTTCACACTAAGAAAACTCTGTACTCAGTCATTTGCTTCTGTGCTGAAGTTCATATGTGTGCATACAATATTTGACCAAAAGAGGGTCTATACGTCACAAACTGACCTTTCATctcaacacaaaaataaaaactgacatgGCCTGCTGTGAGGAAAATAAAGCAGAtggttcattttaaatttttttatgtattattgttatttattgaaaACAGAATCTCTCAATCACTAGACAAGTTCGTTTTGAGAAATGGACGTATGGAAACCGAAGTCCTAGAGTATGACATCATATCCTGTTGCCCAGTTGTTAATAtaactggtgtttttttttttgttttttttttcagtaaaatgtgtAGAATGATTTCCCCTGAAGAATGTTACAttgattaaatacatattttttgttgtttttctttgaaCTACAAATTTGCAAGGATTTTAAAGTTTAGTAAAGCCTCTTACTCATTTTGCTTCCACTTGTAAATAATTTGTTAGAATGGTGCTCTGAAATTGACTGACTTCAGTTTTTTACattaatggttttattatagttaactgaaCATCTAATTGAAGTTTAAAGGGCATTCGAGGCCACACATATGAAATGCTTCTTTGTTCTCCCAATGTAAAGTTGACCTAGCAATCACAGCTTTATCTCACACACCTCCCAAAAGCCACACAATCACACAGAACTGACCGGCTGTCCTGGTGTAGTATGACCGGGAAATCATCTTTTCCTTGCAGGACTTTCTTAAATCAATGCACCTTTTTTGCTTGCAATATCCACTTTGTCATCAAACAAATTCATTGTATTGCACATACCTTAAtacaaat
This DNA window, taken from Carassius auratus strain Wakin chromosome 14, ASM336829v1, whole genome shotgun sequence, encodes the following:
- the LOC113113549 gene encoding gap junction beta-1 protein-like, giving the protein MNWASFYAVISGVNRHSTGIGRIWLSVIFIFRIMVLVVAAESVWGDEKLGFTCNTQQPGCDSVCYDQFFPISHIRLWALQLILVSTPALLVAMHIAHCRHIEKKILKISGRGNAKDLENIKSLRFKITGALWWTYVISIVFRIIFEVVFLYIFYSIYPDIKMVRLVKCDSYPCPNTVDCFVSRPTEKTVFTVFMLAVSGVCVLLNIAEVLYLISRACMRYFQGAVGEPKVPWLPHKLVTYKQNEINQLISEHSFKPRFNAGRKPPADKSERCSAF